From one Variovorax sp. PBL-H6 genomic stretch:
- a CDS encoding type II secretion system protein N has protein sequence MAASYAPARWPSAMATTVLWALAAASIVFWGLRLMSPSDAVAPPALNSNAAVTVDPAAVAQMLGVVPSQAAVVATPDAASRFQLLGVVADADQQGAALIAVDGKPARPFRVGAKLADGYVLQSVSARAASLGASVDAAPAFTLQLPARPLAVNGPAPSLSDAPQPVVAPPERRGVRR, from the coding sequence ATGGCAGCTTCCTACGCCCCCGCCCGCTGGCCCTCGGCCATGGCGACCACCGTCTTGTGGGCGCTGGCCGCCGCGAGCATCGTGTTCTGGGGGCTGCGGCTGATGTCGCCGTCCGATGCAGTCGCGCCGCCCGCCCTGAACAGCAACGCCGCGGTGACGGTCGATCCGGCGGCGGTCGCGCAGATGCTGGGTGTGGTGCCGAGCCAGGCCGCGGTCGTGGCGACGCCGGATGCCGCCAGCCGCTTCCAGCTGCTCGGCGTGGTGGCCGACGCAGACCAGCAGGGCGCTGCGCTGATTGCCGTCGACGGCAAGCCCGCCCGGCCCTTCCGTGTCGGAGCCAAGTTGGCCGATGGCTATGTGCTGCAGTCGGTCAGCGCACGGGCCGCCTCTCTGGGGGCCAGCGTCGATGCCGCGCCGGCCTTCACGCTGCAATTGCCGGCGCGGCCGCTCGCCGTCAACGGCCCTGCGCCTTCTCTGTCCGATGCGCCGCAGCCCGTGGTCGCGCCGCCTGAGCGTCGCGGAGTCCGGCGCTAG
- the gspG gene encoding type II secretion system major pseudopilin GspG — protein sequence MSLFQRPIARTLQRGFTLIELMVVLVIIGVLAALIVPNVIERADDARVTAARTDVNNLMQALKLYRLDNQRYPTAEQGLQALLARPTTGPAAPNWKPYIEKLPNDPWGRPYQYMNPGLKGEIDVFSLGPDGQPGGEGKNADIGSWQ from the coding sequence ATGTCCCTTTTTCAACGTCCCATCGCGCGGACCCTCCAGCGAGGCTTCACCCTCATCGAGCTGATGGTCGTGCTGGTCATCATCGGCGTGCTCGCGGCGCTGATCGTGCCCAACGTGATCGAGCGCGCCGACGACGCGCGCGTGACCGCTGCCCGCACCGATGTCAACAACCTGATGCAGGCGCTCAAGCTCTACCGGCTCGACAACCAACGCTATCCGACGGCCGAGCAGGGCCTGCAAGCGCTTCTGGCGCGGCCCACCACCGGTCCCGCAGCACCCAATTGGAAGCCCTACATCGAGAAGCTGCCCAACGACCCGTGGGGCCGCCCCTACCAATACATGAACCCGGGCCTGAAGGGCGAAATCGACGTGTTCTCGCTCGGCCCCGATGGCCAACCCGGCGGC